GGGCTGGAGGACGTCCGACAGGAGATCGCGATGCTGCGGACCCCGGACGGTCACGGCCGCATCGAGCTGGCGATGTTCCACCAGCCGCAGGCGATCCGTCCCGAGCCGAAGGACGCGCCGGCGAACACGCTGGGCATTCGTCGCATCATGTTCGCCGTCGACGACATCGAGGACGCCATCGCCCGCCTGCACACCCACGGCGCCGAACTCATCGGCGAGGTGGTGCGATACGAGGACGTGTACCGGCTCTGCTACCTCCGCGGCCCCGAGGGCGTCATCGTCGGGCTGGCCGAGCAGCTCGGCTGAGGGTTGCCGAAGGCCCGCGTGCCCAGCGGTCGCAGGTCTTCTGAATCGATCCGCGACACCGGTGCGGCCATGCCTGAGCTCGGAGAACTGGCAGTGGCCGGGCGGCAAAAAGCCCTACCAGCGCGTTCGGCGCGGATTGGGGGCCTGGTTCGGGTCATTGGGCCGTCTCTGGGCCGTCAGGCTCACGCGGGGCCGGAAGAAGCATCCGACCCACGGCCTTCCTCGGGCCTCAGCCACCGACGGCGGCAGCGACCAAACAACCAGGTCAGGGGTCGTTCTCACTGCTCACCACGCGGAGGCGGTGGGATTTGGACCCACGGTGACATCGCTGCCACGACGGTTTTCAAGATCTCCTGGGGAGGGACGCAGCCCGGCGGCGCAGCCCCCAAGCCCTGAACCGGCCGCTGATGAAGATGCCGACACCGATGGACAGGGGGAGCAGCACGGATGACGGCCCAACGCCGAGGGAGACCGAGTGGTGCCCGGCTGCCAGCGACGACAGAAACATGATCAGCGTGAGGGTCGCTGCTGCCACGGCGAGAAAGACCGCCAATTCGGCCCACCACATCGCCCGTGTCGGTTGAGTCGTCACGACGTCGTTGTACACCCGTGCCACCGGGCTTACAAGGCAGTGATCACGGCGTCCTCGATCAGTGCGGGGCCGCCCCCGGGCCGTGCGAGGCCGACCGACGATGGCAGAGGGCGCCCACGAGTGACCGCCCCCACCCGGCTCTGGCCTGGGCTGCCTGAGTTGATCTGCGACACTGGGAGGGTTATGCCTGCACCCGGAGAACTCACTTTCGTCGCCCCGCGCGGAGCCAAGAAGCCGCCGCGGCATCTCGCCGACCTCACTCCTGCCGAGCGCAAGGAGGCCGTTGCCGCTGTCGGGGAGAAGCCGTTTCGTGCCAAGCAGCTCTCGCAGCACTACTTCGCGCGGTACGCGCACGATCCGGAGCAGTGGACCGACATCCCGGCCGGTTCCCGCGGCCGGCTCCAGGAGGCGTTGCTGCCCGAGCTGATGACGGTCGTGCGGCATCTGTCGACCGACCAGGGCACCACGCGCAAGACGCTGTGGCGGCTGTTCGACGGGACGCTCGTCGAGTCCGTGCTGATGCGCTACCCGGACCGGGTGACCATGTGCATCAGCTCGCAGGCCGGGTGCGGGATGAACTGCCCGTTCTGTGCGACCGGGCAGGCGGGGCTCGACCGGAATCTGTCCACCGCCGAGATCGTGCACCAGATCGTGGACGGTATGCGGGCCCTCAGGGACGGCGAGGTGCCGGGCGGGCCGGCGCGGCTCAGCAACATCGTGTTCATGGGCATGGGCGAGCCGCTCGCCAACTACAACCGGGTCCTCGGCTCCATCCGGCGGCTCACCGACCCCGAGCCCGACGGGCTGGGGCTCTCGCAGCGCGGGATCACCGTCTCGACGGTCGGGCTCGTCCCGGCCATCCACCGGTTCGCCGACGAGGATCTCAAGTGCCGCCTCGCGATCTCGCTGCACGCCCCCGACGACGAGCTGCGCGACACCCTCGTCCCCGTGAACACGCGGTGGAAGGTGCGCGAGGTCCTCGACGCCGGGTTCGAGTACGCGGCGAAGTCCGGGCGCCGGCTGTCCATCGAGTACGCGCTGATCCGGGACATCAACGATCAGGCCTGGCGCGGTGACCGGCTCGGGCGGCTGCTCAAGGGCAGGCCCGTGCATGTGAACCTGATCCCGCTCAACCCGACGCCCGGCTCCAAGTGGACCGCCTCGCGGCCCGAGGACGAGAAGGCGTTCGTGGAGGCGATCGCGGCCCATGGTGTGCCGGTGACGATCCGGGACACCCGTGGTCAGGAGATCGACGGGGCGTGTGGTCAGCTCGCGGCCACCGAACGGTAGTCTGACCAGGGTAAGAACGCCTGCATATTCCGACACCTTCATATTCCGACAGGGGAGCGCCACAGCGCTGAGAGTGCGGCACACGGCCGCAGACCCTCCGAACCTGGCCCAGGTCATTCTGGGTAGGGAGATCGGTCATCACTCGAGCTGTTGCGCCCTGCCCGGGACTCCCAGAGATCCCGGGCAGGGCCGCGTCTTCTCCTGGTCCTCCAGGAGGAATCCAGTGAGCAACAACATCAAGCGGCTGACGGCGGTGGTCGTCGCCCTCGGCATGGCCGGCACGCTCGCCGCGTGCGGGTCGTCCGACGGCGGCCAGGGATCCGGCGACTCCAAGACCGTCACCCTCGTCAGCCACGACTCGTGGGCCGCCTCGAAGGGCGTCATCGCGGCCTTCGAGAAGCAGTCCGGCTACAAGGTCAAGGTTCTCAAGGACGGCGACGCCGGGCAGGCCGTCAACAAGGCCATCCTGACCAAGGACAACCCGCAGGGCGACGTCTTCTTCGGCGTCGACAACACGCTGCTGTCCCGCGCCCTCGACAACGGCCTGTTCCAGTCGTACGAGGCGAAGGGCTCCGACCTGATCCTGCCGGAGTACCGCGTCGACCAGGACAAGCACCGGGTCACGCCCGTCGACACCGGCGACATCTGCGTGAACTACGACAAGAAGTACTTCGCCGACCACAAGCTCGACCCGCCGCGGAGCTTCGACGACCTGGTCAAGCCCCAGTACAAGAACCTCCTGGTCACCGAGAACGCCTCCACCTCCTCTCCCGGCCTCGGCTTCCTGCTCGGCACCGCCGCGAAGTACGGCGACGAGGGCTGGCAGGACTACTGGAAGAAGCTCAAGGCCAACGGCGTGAAGGTCGTCGACGGCTGGGATCAGGCCTACAACGAGGAGTTCTCCGGCTCGGCCGGCGGGAAGAAGGCCAAGGGGGACCGGCCGCTCGTCGTGTCGTACGCCTCCTCGCCGCCCGTCGAGGTCGTCTACACCGACCCGAAGCCCAGCACGGCACCGACCGGGGTCGCGCAGGGCACCTGCTTCCGGCAGGTCGAGTACGCCGGGCTGCTGAGCAACGCGAAGAACACCAAGGGCGGCAAGGCGTTCCTCGACTTCCTGATCAGCAAGAAGTTCCAGGACGACATGCCGCTCAACATGTACGTGTACCCGGTGCGCGAGGGCGCCCAGGTGCCGCCGGAGTTCGTGAAGTACGGTCCGCAGGCGAAGGACCCGGAGACCATGGACCCGGCGAAGATCGCCGACAACCGTGACCAGTGGGTCAAGTCGTGGACCTCGCTCGTACTGAAGTGACCGTCCGCAAGGACCGTCGCGGGAGCGCGGCGCGGCTCGGACTCATCGCCGTGCCCGTCGCGTTCTTCGCGGTCTTCTTCGCCTACCCCGTCGCCGCGATCGTCGCCCGCGGCCTGAAGGTGGACGGGGTCTGGCAGTTCGGGCGGATCGGGGAGGTGCTGGCGCAGTCCGACGTCCGGCACGTCCTGTGGTTCACCACCTGGCAGGCGACCGTCTCGACGGCGCTCACCCTGCTGATCGCACTGCCCGGCGCGTACGTCTTCGCGCGCTTCGACTTCCCCGGCAAGCAGGTCCTGCGGGCGGTCGTGACCGTGCCGTTCGTGCTGCCGACGGTCGTCGTCGGTACGGCGTTCCTGGCGCTGGTCGGGCGCGGCGGGCTGCTGGACGAGCTGTGGGGCGTGCGGCTGGACACCACCGTGTGGGCGATCCTGCTCGCGCACGTCTTCTTCAACTACGCGGTCGTCGTACGGACCGTCGGCGGGCTCTGGGCGCAGCTCGACCCGCGGCAGGAGGAGGCCGCGCGGATGCTCGGAGCGTCCCCTATGAGGGCCTGGCGGCAGGTCACGCTGCCGGCGCTCGCGCCCGCCGTGGCCGCCGCCGCGCTCATGGTCTTCCTGTTCACCTTCACCTCCT
The genomic region above belongs to Streptomyces coeruleorubidus and contains:
- a CDS encoding VOC family protein, which encodes MTIQRMDNVLIVVDDLDAVLSFFVELGMELEGRGPAEGRWVERVIGLEDVRQEIAMLRTPDGHGRIELAMFHQPQAIRPEPKDAPANTLGIRRIMFAVDDIEDAIARLHTHGAELIGEVVRYEDVYRLCYLRGPEGVIVGLAEQLG
- a CDS encoding thiamine ABC transporter substrate-binding protein; translated protein: MAGTLAACGSSDGGQGSGDSKTVTLVSHDSWAASKGVIAAFEKQSGYKVKVLKDGDAGQAVNKAILTKDNPQGDVFFGVDNTLLSRALDNGLFQSYEAKGSDLILPEYRVDQDKHRVTPVDTGDICVNYDKKYFADHKLDPPRSFDDLVKPQYKNLLVTENASTSSPGLGFLLGTAAKYGDEGWQDYWKKLKANGVKVVDGWDQAYNEEFSGSAGGKKAKGDRPLVVSYASSPPVEVVYTDPKPSTAPTGVAQGTCFRQVEYAGLLSNAKNTKGGKAFLDFLISKKFQDDMPLNMYVYPVREGAQVPPEFVKYGPQAKDPETMDPAKIADNRDQWVKSWTSLVLK
- the rlmN gene encoding 23S rRNA (adenine(2503)-C(2))-methyltransferase RlmN, translated to MPAPGELTFVAPRGAKKPPRHLADLTPAERKEAVAAVGEKPFRAKQLSQHYFARYAHDPEQWTDIPAGSRGRLQEALLPELMTVVRHLSTDQGTTRKTLWRLFDGTLVESVLMRYPDRVTMCISSQAGCGMNCPFCATGQAGLDRNLSTAEIVHQIVDGMRALRDGEVPGGPARLSNIVFMGMGEPLANYNRVLGSIRRLTDPEPDGLGLSQRGITVSTVGLVPAIHRFADEDLKCRLAISLHAPDDELRDTLVPVNTRWKVREVLDAGFEYAAKSGRRLSIEYALIRDINDQAWRGDRLGRLLKGRPVHVNLIPLNPTPGSKWTASRPEDEKAFVEAIAAHGVPVTIRDTRGQEIDGACGQLAATER